In the Leishmania major strain Friedlin complete genome, chromosome 16 genome, ACGGAGATTCTCTCGCGCGTGCCGGGAAGTggaaccaaaaaaaaaaagatacGGCGCAGTGCTCGCGCGTGTGAACGTTTttgaggggagagagagagagatctgCCCTCTTCCACACGCTCTCACGCTCTTGCTTTAATGTTGCCCAAGTCGACCACTTTCGCGCTCGTGCTCgtccccctctttctcgcgctctctctctctctgcgtgtgcgtgcgcgtctgtcgATCCTTCGGATGCCTCGCGTGCGtttcctcttttccttcgtTTACGTGTTACCCTCGCCCTGTCGATTTACACGAGGGGTGGATACCCAGAGTGGGGGAGCGCGTGGCGGATCGCGGTGTCGTGTGATCCCGATTTGGCTTCTTATTCCActtgccgtcgtcgccgttgctgctgcctcttcctTACGCGTATTCCCGTTGATTACAGATTggcatatatatatatatacacacacgtacatgcacacacacatatatgtgtgtgcatgtatgcacTTACTCTTAGgatgatgctgctgctggcgtcttTTCCCGCTTTCGCTTCGTGCCCTCCGGCTCTCTTGATTCCTACGGCCCGCTGATGACCCCCtatgttgttgttgtgtaCGCTtcggagggggaggaggaggagggaaggaagagggggtCGATGCCCTTCACAATGATGCTTGCCGTGTatctgtctgcgtgcgtgtttgtgtatgtgtgtgtgtgtagggcGTCTGTCCAGCGCGCGctgaaaagaaaagaaaaactTTACGAAAACTAAGGCCACAAATACACGTGTGTTTAGGTGTTACGACTGCGCTCGTGAGACACCAAAGGATGAGGAAATCGGTGGAGGAGCGATCCTGTAAAAGCCGGTGTCCGTGGAAGCGTGTGGTCTCTGGAGTGTGCtcaagtgtgtgtgtgtgctgttcgcgaagaagagggagagcagagcATCATCATCATAGCCAATGAAGATGTGGAAGAGAGGTCAGGAcgaacgaggaggagaaagacGTGCTCACGCACTCACGCATAGGCAATACGTTCTCACACAAGCTGCCTCTCGCTCCAACACTGCTCGGTACGGGGCCGCACCTCCGTTCATCGACCGCTACacggagacgcacacgcgtgcgccgaTGCACAGCGCATGTCTCTTCCCACCGGTGTGTGAGTCCGTCGGTAAATCCATTGGCCACCTCGGGAgcgatacacacacacacacacgcacactcctctcgttccctctctcttgtaCTTTTACTTTCTCTTCACCGCTGTTTCgcttgagagagagagagacacggcACACCGCCCGTGCCGCCACAGTGCCTCATGCGTCtcggtgcgcgtgtcttTGCATTTTCTGTTTCTTACGCAGTGCTCGGTGGCCAAGCGATTCCCTGTCcttcctttcctccctcctcgaGCGCATCGGCCACCTCGTCCACGGCGGCtgggagagaggcggccCAGACAACAAACGGTGCATCACGGCGCTGACGAGAACAGATACAACGCACGCGAACGGACGTCTCCTCAGACGTCAAGGGCACCGCCAGAGAGACGCGAAGCCCATCGAAACTGCAgcacacaacaacacaaaaaaggggaggtCGAAAATAAAGAGCATCTATGGAGTGCGTGTCGGTGAGCCCGTGCGAGTCCGTGAGAGCGCCACTCACAcaagtacacacacacacgcacacaagcaacGCTGACTCGCTGAGGGGCAGCAGGtgagcgagaggggagggggggcgaGTGCAgagcgccgacgcggccAACACACAacgccctccctccgctcCCCACCGCAGCCTCTCACCTCGTCCGCGCAACCAAGAAAAgggccgcagcgcacgcgttGGCCTCGTCTCTAGTGCCGCTcaccgcgcaggcgcagcgccagctggaTGTCCTTCGGCTGGATCGTCACGCGCTTCGCGTGGATGCAGGCGAGGTTCGTGTCCGCCATCAGCGACACAACGtacgcctccgtcgcctcctgcagcgccatgATAGCGCTGCTCTGGAAGCGCAGGCCCTCCTTCTGCGCGCTCGACACCTCGCGCACCAGGCGCTGGAACGGCGCGCACTGGATCAGCAGGCTCGTGCTCTTCTGGAACTTGCGGATCTCGCGGATCGCGCACGTGCCcgggcgccagcggcgatgcGACATCTTCACGCCGGACACCGCGCTCGGCGCCTTCTTGCTCTTCTTCGACGTGATGGTGCGCTTCGCGCGGGCGGTCTCCTTGGTGCGGGACATGGTGGTGCGGTGGGGGTGGGCGGTGTggctggggagggagggaggggagggagggggggggggtgttcgatggcggtgagggaggaTGCAGAGCGCGGTGAGCTGTGGGTGAGTGTGAAGGCGGTGCGGGagtacgtgcgcgtgtggttGGACCAGATGCAGGTGAgaacagaggaggggaagcggAGGGTGGGGAGACAAAAAAGTACGAGGCAGCAACGcgtgcgggggaggaggaggaggaggaggaggagggaggggcgtgcCACATCAGCAAcgggcgcaggcgcgcacacagtcACACGCGAAGCGGCGACGCACAACGCAGGCAGCGCGCCCCGGCGCACAGGCGGACAGCTCGGTCAGTGGTGCTCATGTTTTGCTTGGCGGGCTCTCGAGGTTCAATGaccctctcactctctcggctgctgcggcagggcAGCGTGCACGACTTAAGGAAGGCGAAAACAAAGGAAACAAAAACATGGTATCTatgaggggggaggaagagcaggCCCGCCCTAGTGCCGCTcaccgcgcaggcgcagcgccagctggaTGTCCTTCGGCTGGATCGTCACGCGCTTCGCGTGGATGCAGGCGAGGTTCGTGTCCGCCATCAGCGACACAATGtacgcctccgtcgcctcctgcagcgccatgATAGCGCTGCTCTGGAAGCGCAGGCCCTCCTTCTGCGCGCTCGACACCTCGCGCACCAGGCGCTGGAACGGCGCGCACTGGATCAGCAGGCTCGTGCTCTTCTGGAACTTGCGGATCTCGCGGATCGCGCACGTGCCcgggcgccagcggcgatgcGACATCTTCACGCCGGACACCGCGCTCGGCGCCTTCTTGCTCTTCTTCGACGTGATGGTGCGCTTCGCGCGGGCGGTCTCCTTGGTGCGGGACATGGTGGTGCGGTGGGGGTGGGCGGTGTggctggggagggagggaggggagggagggggggggggggtgttcgatggcggtgagggaggaTGCAGAGCTGCAGATGCGCAGGCGACGAAGAGGGAAGAGTgggcgtgtatgcgtgtgagAGTGCGTGATAggagaggcgaagaggaggaggcgggaaAGGGGCAGGTCGGATCTCGATCACAGAGGCACCGCAGAGTGTTGAGGCACAACACGAagaggcgcaggagcgcagcggcagacggGGCAGTgttgggagggagggagggagggtcgATGGTGCGCACGTGAAAGGGAGGCTCGGCGCCACGACGCgtttgcgcgtgtgtctggcGGCGGTCATCACCAAGACAGCAGTCGTGCACGATGAaagcgtgtgtgttggcGTGTGCCTGCTTCGTGTATGTCTGTCGTGCTGGACGCCCGGGGAGCACGTGTCTGACTCGAACCGAAGAACGGCCGTTGGAAGAGACACTGGCAACGTAACGCCGTGCAAGAAGATGCGCGTAGGCGTGACGGGCGGCTTCTGCAGAGGAGGGAAAGAATCGGAGAGGAACAGGTGTAAAGTCCAAAACCACGcactgccgcctcgctgGTGACCCCCTTTGCCTGTCCCTCTGTCTTCCCCCTTTCTTGTTTTCAGCAcggtcgccgcagcagcacgtcggCGCGCAACTCTGGCAGCTGGAAGGGATGGAAACACGAATCCTGTGCGTGGTGTGTGGATGTAGGTTCGGGTGTGTGCCAAGGGCGGTGGggcgcgcacaccgcggcggcgcaaaGACACACGTGAGATGGAGTAGACTGAGGATGCTAGTCGATCTCCAGCGCATACGTTGCACCATCCACTACATGGAGTACTCCGCACTCGTGGTGGTACAGACCCAAGGGCAGGAGAGCGCGGCACGCCGGCACTGGTGCGGTGGAGGGTTCCTCCCACGTAGACTGCAGAGTCGCTCTCTCAGCAGAGGGCCCCTGAGGCGAATCGTGCGTGCTATCGAGGCTAGCTCCGTCCTTCCCGACATCATCATTTCCTTGTCCAGCGCTGCCTCCCTTATCGCTGTCTGGCAACGCCAGGCCAACGATGGAAAACGCCGCGACGTTCATGCGGTTCCGTCCATaacgccacgccgtcgtATCCACGAGCGTGCGGCCAGCGCAGACGGCGTCAAGTGTAGCAAGCACCGCCCCGACCTCCTCCAGCGGGTTCACGACGTCAGCAGAAATACGGGCATCCCCTTGCTCGCCTGCAATTATTGGCGCGAGGACACGCTGGAAGAGTGCCGCGGTAGATCGTTCCACCACCCGCGTCGCCGACTGCTGCAGagccggcggcgcgctgtCTATGACCTCGGCCTTGTCTGATTGCGAAGGATGGCCGTGTTCGTCCGAGAGCCGGAGCCACTCCACAGCCGGCGGCAAGCGAGGCGATGCGGATGCCGCCTGGCCTGCATCGGTCTTCTGCTGCTTTGATGGCCCCTCCTGAGGGGACCCTGCGTCTATCAGAGCAGATGGCGTTGACCTGTTCGGCGGGTACgcatcagcggcgctgtCTGTCGGAAGCGACGACAACGCGGCCACACCCTGGGCATGATCTCGGCGGTGCTCCCCCGACCGCGTGAAGTGGTCAGCCGCGTAGTCTACCTCTCCTATGCCAATCACAGGCCGCATACTCCATCGCGCGGTCGTCCACGGCGATTGGTGCACGGCCGTGCCgaccgtcgccgctgctgcgccagcggtTGCCGCGTGACCGCCATGGATAGCTCGCGTCGCCGGGTCAGGGGCCTttggcgacgccgacgtcaCTTTGCCCGTCCCCCGCGCGTAGTctgccagcagctgcagcggagggTTCACCGAGGAGTCGCGCAAATACGCGAAGAGGGCTGCGACGGACACCGAAAAGCTCGCATGCctcgtgcgccgcgccgtgccgctcCGGCACGACATCGAGGAGGTGATGCaggccagctgctccagcccagcgcaccactgccgcacAAGGCCGCAACGCGCATCTCCAGCAAGCCGATGCGGGTTGCGGGCCTCGCCGTGCTGCTCACGCTTtgccgcgcatgcgcaaACAAGGacaccaccactgccagcagcagcatcgtcCACCAAGCGAGTCGCCTCGGTGGTTGCGCTGTCATGCAAAGTCCCAGCTGCGGCCCCATCCGTCATGGCAGACGCCAGCGCGGAGCACAAGACCTGCACCGTAAACTCGCTGGCACGCACGGCAGTGTTGCCGGCCGGTGCCACAGTGGCCTCGGTGCGCGTGGCACCATCACGGTCACCGGTACTTACCTGCACGTAGAAGCAGCTGTGgtcctgcgcctccgcctgccGCATGAGTACTGAAAGTGGTGATTCTGCTGTGCGCGATGGTGGCTGcccagccgcagcggtggcggacgGCGCACCTGTTGTTGCTGTCGCCACGAATGCGTCCCCACGCGGACCGCTCGCACCTggggcgacggcagcagcactggcAGGGGACACGGAAGCTGGCGAGCAAGACAGAGTCGCCGACATCGCTGTCGGCCGTGGCTGCTGCAACTGCTGAGCCTGCAGTGTGCGTCGATTCTGATGCTTGACCATCTCTTGCACCATCCTAAACGTTAGCGGTGCACCGGTCGCATTGGTGAAcccctgcgcctccgccgccaaCCTTCTTTCAGCCCACTGCTGCCACTGAAAGGAAGGAGCAGACGCCGCACGACAGCCACAGTTGGTCTGCAGGTGCGGTGAAGCTGCAGAAGAGTCATCAACGGGCGCGACGTGTGCTGTGgctcgcggtggcgccgcaaAGGACGGAGAGTCACCGCGACACTGTGCCGGATCCGGCACATCCTGTTGCTgccccactctctctccgcctctctggGTAAGTCTCGCATCACCGGGGGTGGTCGCGCACAAGGGgctgagcagctgcgccgtgtgcaccgcggcggcgcgcacgaGAGCCGCCGCGACAGCGGTGAAGACGGCGTCTTGCACTTCAGCAGGCAAAGCAGCGAAGACACCAGAATCGCCGTTTCCTCGCTCGCCGGGCTCGTGGGAGCCGCTGCCTGTGGGGCTGGCCCCATCTTTACTCGACACGGCGAACTCGCGCCATCGCATGTGAGCAGCTGTGACGGAGAGGTGGCCAAAGCCCAGAAGAGCGTCtgcgagcacgcgcgccggcgacggcaacgacaacgacggcgccgtcttCGCACCCCGCTGACCTTcaccgtgctgctgctgagcatcTGCACGTCTCTGCACTTCGCCCTGCAGCCAGCTGAAGCACGCCCCGCCGAtcagcaccgcctcggccaacgccgccaccgtctcccACAGCATCGCATTCGGCACTGTAAAGCAGAACGGGCGCGCGGCgtggggcggcggtgcaggaaCGCGGGGAAGAGCTTGTTCGGGTGTCTTCGCGGCGTCTTCTTTTTTATGCAAGCGGGCGGTCGccgtgcgcgacagcagtgGTCGGCCGCGCTTGCGCGGCATTGTCGCAGATGCCTCATCGGAGTTGGCAGACATGAAAGCCGAGGACGGTGAAGTGGCGTGGGGCAGGGACGATGTAGACGATGGGGGGCAAGCGACGACACTTTCCTTCCGGGCAGAACAACGTAGTCCCGCCGTTACCTCCTTggccgcgtcgctgtcgaCGCCGTGTCCGCCATCGCGGCACTCAACATCGGATGCACCTTGTGCGGCGCTGAGCTTGtcgtgcaccagcgccgtgGGTAGCCGCTGTTGCGCTGCTTTTCTGTTGTTGCCTCCTTCGTCATCGTGGCCTCcggcctcgtcctcctctgccgcacaGAAGACGGCAGTCGTGtcagccggcggcggcgatgagtCCCTCGCAGGGGCGGGTGCAACCGGGGAGAAGGCGCCCGCGGCACCCTCCAACACCATGAAAGACGCGGTTGCCGTGCTGTGCTGAGCGCTGGCAGCGTCTTGAGTGTTTGGGgcgggcgccgctgccgttttAGCGCctgtctcccccccctccagcCACAAAGAGACGGTGCCTTGCGAACCACCATCAGCCACACAGCCCCCTGCCACCGCTTGCGGTGGCGTCACGGCCGTGGCGCTTGCGAGAGCATCTGCCACGCACAGAAGCAGCGGGTGGAAGACGTGTAGAAGGGCCTCGACGAGCTCGCCAGAGTCCGACACCGCCGTGTCTGCCACGCGTCGGCCACTCATGTCGCCGCATGTCAAGATGGAGCGACGgaaggcagcagcgagggagagagagagaccgacCGACCGACAGACAGAccgacagacagacagacagacgaggtgcgtgtgcgtgtttatatatggagaggaagagaagaccGAAGCAGAGACGCTGGGCAGCGCACAGGACAGAGAGAgtcggagagagagagagagagagcgggaggcTGATAGAGAGGGATGGGGGCAGGGAGCGACCTCATCGCGCAGTCTACGCACACCAGTCTGTCTGTGCGAGTGGGCGCAGACAGACTGGCAATACCTGGAGGCTGTGCCTTGAGAATAAGGGGCGGCAAAAGAAGAAAACGGTATTGTGTAAGGCAAGTGCATCCGGTGTAGAGCGCGAACGGGCGAGCGCGTGTAACCTGCACGAGAGCAgacatgtgcgcgtgtactTCTTCAACGTCCCCTCGGGTGCACGGGCGGGACGGATGGGAGGGGGACACTGCGCCGCGTCACTCgtgccgccccccccccgcactCTCTCCGACTCTCTCCCACTCGATGTCTCTATGAGAAGAGGAAGCGGGGGTGGCAAGCGGGGTGAGGGGCACCACGAAGGCGAAAGGGTAAGAGCAATGGGAGCAGTAGGATTAGCAGCAGGTGAGGCACTGCAGACGGCGGtgaaaagaagaaggggaggaggcaaCGCAAAAAACGCTTGCCAAACCCACAACCATCGCAGCGctgtatgtgcgcgtgtgggctTCTGATAAGCAGCGAGAGCATGCTCAGATGTACTGACGGCGAAGGACCTGTTCGCAGACCCACTCAGCAAACTGCGAAGGCGGCGGTTGGGCGCCGCGCCTccgcacgtgcacatgcACGACTGACGCGGTGCCCAAGAAACGATTGGCGTAGGGGGCAGTGTAGAGCGCCTCAATCTCGCACTTGAGGCTGCATCGTTGCATCTCGCGCGCCTCGTTCAGCCAGGCAACCAGGGAAGCTCGATCGGCCTGGCACTCGAGGTCAGCTACCGAGAGCCTGCTGTGGGTTTGGGGCGCTGCGCTGAGGCCCACTGAGGCGCGCTCCATGTAAGAAGGCTCGACTAAATCGCGACGCCTCCCTTCCGCAGCCTCCACCTCTTTTGCGAAGTCTTTCCCCACAGCTGGAGACGACGCTGCGGGGCGCAGGAGCGCTTCCAAACGCTCGATCTGATGTCTCATCACTACGGCGTCTCGGCGGGTGAAGTGCTGCAGAGGCGCGATGCTGGTCAGTGGCGAGGCAATGGCCGCCTTCCCCGCCGTGTGCGGAGCGGATGAGGCGCAGTTGGCGGTGCTAGCGGCAgcactgtcgctgctgtgtgcCCAGCTACCCTTGCCAGTGCCCTCCCAAGGCCTGACACTCGCCTCTAGAGGAGCTGGTGTGTGGTGGCGAAGACGAGGGCATTGCACTGCCGAGGGGTGCTCTGCGCTTGGACCGCCGctgtctctcttctccaTTACGCGCACCACATGTGCCGTGCGCACGCCGAGCCACCGAAGGGTGGGAACAGGATAATAGCGGCTCTCCATAGAGGCCGAGCCAGCGGGAAGTACATCAGATGTGGCAGCCCAGCGATACGCGGCGAGGATGGCGAGCCCGTGCGGGTTATAGTCCACGAGCCCGACAACTGCCGCTCGAGGGAGTGCAGCGTGCAAGTGAGCAAGcagccgacgcgctgcgtgGGTCGGGTACCCTTGAGCTGTAAGCAGCACACACGGCAGCAGTCGCGGCAGGCCTTCGCGCAGAAGTTGGGCGAAGACAGCGTGCTTCTCCACGACGAGGATAGCGCACACATTCGGCGGCACTTGAAAGcctgccacggcggcgctgttggCTGAGCGGCTTGTAACGTCGCGATGCTCCGTGGTTGTCCAACGGCTTGACGCCGACTGCTGAAGTGAGCGGCTGTGCGTCAAGTTTGATGAAGACGCTAACCCCGAGACGCTGCGCCCATCATCATCCTCGACAGCTGCGCGCTCGACGACTCCTAGGACAGAGACGACCAGGTCTGCGCTTAGAAGTGGTAGAGGCAtaccctcctccgctgctaACCCCGTGCCACCCCCCTGCAAATTCCTCCCACGATAGGAGAGCCAGCCCGCAATGTAGCCGCGTCCGCCCGCCACCACGCCCATCAGCTGGcgcggcagtcgcagcacacgcgagagctgctgcacggtGCGATTCACCACCTCCTGCGTCTGGATGTGGCGGACGAGGTGATAGTATACATCGCGCTGTGTGgccacgtcgccgcgcccAACGTTGCGAAAAAGCTCGGTGAGGATGAGGAGATGATGACGAGCTGTCTGCAAAGAGCGCCTGCTCGTGACTGGTCGACCATCGCTTGACCAGGTCGCTGCGCCCTCGTCGCCTGGCAGGGACGCCTtcgtgtgcgcacgcccGTCCGGTGGTATACTCACCGGCACTGCAGAAATGGCACCGCGAGCTGCGC is a window encoding:
- a CDS encoding putative histone H3, coding for MSRTKETARAKRTITSKKSKKAPSAVSGVKMSHRRWRPGTCAIREIRKFQKSTSLLIQCAPFQRLVREVSSAQKEGLRFQSSAIMALQEATEAYVVSLMADTNLACIHAKRVTIQPKDIQLALRLRGERH
- a CDS encoding putative histone H3 — its product is MSRTKETARAKRTITSKKSKKAPSAVSGVKMSHRRWRPGTCAIREIRKFQKSTSLLIQCAPFQRLVREVSSAQKEGLRFQSSAIMALQEATEAYIVSLMADTNLACIHAKRVTIQPKDIQLALRLRGERH